A DNA window from Phragmites australis chromosome 11, lpPhrAust1.1, whole genome shotgun sequence contains the following coding sequences:
- the LOC133885655 gene encoding AP2/ERF and B3 domain-containing protein Os05g0549800-like, whose translation MDCTSCLVDDVSSGASTGKKAPAAAPSRPLQRVGSGASAVMDAAEPGVEADSGSAGRAGGGGKLPSSKYKGVVPQPNGRWGAQIYERHQRVWLGTFTSEAEAARSYDVAAQRFRGRDAVTNFRPLAESDPEAAAELRFLASRSKAEVVDMVRKHTYLEELAQNRRAFAAISPSPPPKTLTSSSPTVPSASAAREHLFNKTVTPSDVGKLNRLVIPKQHAEKHFPLQLPAATAVSGECKGMLLNFEDAAGKVWRFRYSYWNSSQSYVLTKGWSRFVKEKGLHAGDAVGFYRSAGKQLFIDCKLRPKTTVFVKSATTPPPVVKAVRLFGVDLLTTPRPAVAPEQEEMTTNKRARDIIFGSTPHMVFKKQCIDFSMT comes from the coding sequence ATGGACTGCACGAGCTGCCTCGTCGACGACGTGAGCAGCGGCGCGTCCACGGGCAAGAAGGCaccggcggcggccccgagcaggCCGCTGCAGCGCGTGGGCAGCGGGGCCAGCGCGGTAATGGACGCGGCGGAGCCCGGCGTGGAGGCGGACTCAGGCAGCGCGGggcgcgcgggcggcggcgggaagCTGCCGTCGTCCAAGTACAAGGGCGTCGTGCCGCAGCCCAACGGGCGGTGGGGCGCGCAGATCTACGAGCGGCACCAGCGCGTGTGGCTCGGCACGTTCACGAGCGAGGCCGAGGCCGCGCGCTCCTACGACGTCGCCGCGCAGCGCTTCCGGGGGCGCGACGCTGTCACCAACTTCCGCCCGCTAGCCGAATCCGACCCGGAGGCTGCCGCCGAGCTCCGGTTCCTGGCCTCCCGGTCCAAGGCTGAGGTCGTCGACATGGTCCGCAAGCACACCTACCTCGAGGAGCTCGCGCAGAACCGGCGCGCCTTCGCCGCCATatcgccgtcgcctcctcccaAGACCCTCACCTCGTCGTCGCCTACGGTGCCCTCCGCGTCCGCGGCGCGCGAGCACCTCTTCAACAAGACGGTGACCCCGAGCGATGTGGGGAAGCTGAACCGGCTGGTGATACCGAAGCAGCACGCGGAGAAGCACTTCCCGCTGCAACTCCCGGCCGCTACCGCCGTCTCCGGCGAGTGCAAGGGCATGCTCCTCAACTTCGAGGACGCCGCGGGGAAGGTGTGGAGGTTTCGGTACTCCTACTGGAACAGTAGCCAGAGCTACGTGCTCACCAAGGGGTGGAGCCGCTTCGTCAAGGAGAAGGGACTGCACGCCGGCGACGCCGTTGGGTTCTACCGCTCCGCCGGCAAGCAGCTCTTCATCGACTGCAAGCTCCGGCCGAAGACCACCGTCTTCGTCAAATCGGCGACCACACCGCCCCCTGTAGTGAAGGCGGTGAGGCTTTTCGGCGTCGACTTGCTCACGACACCGAGGCCGGCGGTGGCGCCGGAGCAGGAGGAGATGACCACGAACAAGAGAGCTAGGGACATCATCTTCGGGTCTACACCACACATGGTTTTCAAGAAGCAATGCATAGACTTCTCGATGACCTAG
- the LOC133884788 gene encoding lipid phosphate phosphatase 2-like: MPPPDPTPPATIRLGAPHPYLKTHGAKVARLHLFDWVVLVLLVAIDVGLNLIEPFHRFVGEDMMTSLRYPMKKNTVPIWAVPIYAVIGPMIIIVGIYMKRRNVYDMHHAILGLLFSVLITGVLTDAIKDGVGRPRPNFFWRCFPDGVPNYNNITGGVICHGDPGVIKEGHKSFPSGHSSWSFAGLGFLSWYLAGKIKAFDRRGHVAKLCIVILPLLLAAMVAVSRVDDYWHHWQDVFAGGILGLVVASFCYLQFFPSPSGEQGLWPHAYFEHILSPEVERQQVQSTTNSNHHQSLSGGGGHVAMEMTSTSQALDSMEAGREAR, encoded by the exons ATGCCGCCACCGGATCCGACACCGCCGGCGACCATCCGTCTGGGAGCTCCGCATCCGTACCTGAAAACCCATGGAGCCAAGGTTGCGAGGCTGCACCTGTTCGACTGGGTCGTGCTGGTCCTTCTTGTGGCCATCGACGTGGGGCTCAACCTGATTGAGCCTTTCCACCGGTTCGTCGGAGAAGACATGATGACAAGCCTCCGGTACCCCATGAAGAAGAACACCGTGCCCATCTGGGCCGTGCCG ATATACGCCGTCATCGGGCCGATGATCATCATCGTCGGAATATACATGAAGAGGAGGAACGTGTATGACATGCACCATGCCATTCTAG GCCTTCTGTTCTCCGTGCTCATAACTGGCGTCCTGACCGACGCGATCAAGGATGGCGTTGGCCGGCCGCGCCCCAACTTCTTCTGGCGCTGCTTCCCCGATGGAGTGCCG AATTACAACAACATCACTGGAGGAGTCATCTGCCACGGAGACCCGGGTGTGATCAAAGAAGGGCACAAGAGCTTCCCCAGTGGGCATTCTTCAT GGTCTTTTGCTGGGCTAGGCTTCCTGTCATGGTACCTGGCCGGCAAAATCAAGGCGTTCGATCGCCGAGGCCATGTGGCCAAGCTCTGCATCGTCATCCTGCCTCTGCTTCTCGCGGCGATGGTCGCGGTCTCGCGGGTAGACGATTACTGGCACCACTGGCAGGACGTGTTTGCCGGTGGAATTCTTG GGTTGGTGGTTGCTTCGTTCTGCTATCTGCAGTTCTTCCCGTCACCGTCTGGTGAACAAG GGCTTTGGCCTCATGCGTACTTTGAGCACATTCTTAGCCCTGAAGTTGAGAGGCAGCAAGTGCAGTCAACCACTAACTCTAACCACCATCAATCACTATCTGGAGGTGGAGGCCATGTTGCAATGGAGATGACAAGCACGAGCCAAGCATTAGATTCCATGGAAGCAGGCCGCGAAGCTCGGTGA